From the genome of Nomia melanderi isolate GNS246 chromosome 14, iyNomMela1, whole genome shotgun sequence, one region includes:
- the unk gene encoding RING finger protein unk isoform X10, whose product MGNRCRVQGKTAGSRSWCPFLHRTAGDTERRYHLRYYKTCMCVHDTDTRGFCVKNGPHCAFAHGNHDLRPPVYDIKEIQALENPDSDPNSSSNGPNILDKERNLMNEDPKWQDTNYVLSNYKTEPCKRPPRLCRQGYACPQYHNSKDKRRSPRKYKYRSTPCPNVKHGEEWGEPGNCEQGDACTYCHTRTEQQFHPEIYKSTKCNDVQQAGYCPRGVFCAFAHVDRECTLINLLPTEEMSLARDMAVPIDCGTNLADILSNALPPDKRSHEKDKPLSDSSNGSGEVSESASTSSIGSNSSHSKAPGAQLHNSNSNTAVNTSTQQKLSILYNPSSLLQVGEIRKQMVAIDSDPLLTKAEKAQQKQSLYIAYSLNGTLGSHSLATTVSPLSSSFYPNDTVESVVGNALEELHLDDPLNLVETIHRDTNSPISNSISAGLASSGLLGSSAPVNIPERMAERSVLTNFSPSTSSPLQQLHSASFLTGSRFSHQDSMESTMPFMNQVSDPFSNHISQLSSSASKLSGFNSSLFDFTNQGMSPSRTQPLPASPLVNAFSISPSNTGSLSEVQRLREELTSSRAQLATWEERINQARAACAAWQLETEEAASRARIAEQQRDEALLKVKALTAENEASSGGPYLHTLRRTSELRSLSIAALKSIQSQLRSDLEEVEKVLYRETATKCMVCEEQNRTVTLSPCNHYVVCSTCAPNQRECPYCQTPVVSTS is encoded by the exons ATGGGTAATCGATGCCGCGTTCAGGGAAAAACAGCCGGTTCTCGATCCTG GTGTCCATTTCTTCACCGCACTGCTGGAGACACAGAAAGACGTTACCATCTTCGTTATTACAAGACTTGCATGTGTGTCCATGATACGGATACACGTGGATTCTGTGTCAAGAATGGACCTCATTGTGCCTTTGCACATGGCAATCATGATCTTCGTCCACCTGTTTATGACATCAAAGAAATACAAGCGCTGGAAAATCCTGATTCAGATCCTAATTCATCGTCAAACGGACCAAACATACTTGACAAggaaagaaatttaatgaacGAAGACCCAAAGTGGCAAGATACAAATTATGTACTCAGTAATTATAAGACAGAGCCTTGCAAACGTCCTCCAAGACTATGCCGTCAGGGTTATGCTTGTCCACAATATCACAATAGTAAGGATAAAAGACGTAGTCcacgtaaatataaatatcg ATCAACACCATGTCCTAATGTAAAGCATGGAGAAGAATGGGGTGAACCGGGTAATTGCGAACAGGGAGATGCTTGCACATATTGTCATACGCGTACAGAGCAGCAGTTTCATCCTGAAATTTACAAATCAACAAAATGCAATGATGTGCAGCAGGCCGGTTACTGTCCACGCGGAGTCTTCTGTGCATTTGCACATGTCGACCGTGAGTGTACCCTCATAAATC TGTTGCCAACAGAAGAAATGAGCCTGGCGAGGGACATGGCGGTACCTATAGATTGTGGCACCAATCTGGCAGATATTCTCAGTAATGCGCTTCCACCTGACAAGCGCAGTCATGAAAAAGATAAACCGCTTAGCGATAGCAGT aaTGGAAGCGGCGAAGTATCAGAGTCAGCAAGTACCAGTAGCATTGGTAGCAACAGTTCACACAGTAAAGCTCCTGGTGCTCAACTTCATAATTCTAATTCAAATACCGCTGTAAATACTTCCACTCAACAGAAGTTAAGCATATTGTACAATCCTAGTTCTCTTCTCCAGGTT gGTGAAATTCGAAAGCAAATGGTTGCTATAGATAGTGATCCTTTATTAACAAAAGCTGAGAAGGCTCAACAAAAACAAAGTTTATACATAGCATATAGTTTGAATGGAACTTTGGGCAGTCATTCGTTAGCAACTACCGTCTCACCACTTTCAAGTTCATTTTATCCAAATGATACCGTTGAGTCTGTAGTAG GAAATGCATTAGAGGAGTTGCATTTAGATGATCCTTTAAATTTAGTTGAAACAATTCATAGGGATACTAATTCACCAATTAGCAATTCAATATCGGCAGGCCTAGCAAGTTCTGGATTATTGGGAAGCTCAGCTCCGGTTAACATCCCTGAACGGATGGCTGAACGTTCGGTTCTTACCAATTTTTCACCCTCTACGTCCAGTCCACTTCAGCAGCTTCATTCAGCAAGTTTTCTTACTGGATCCAGATTTTCTCATCAAGATTCTATGGAGTCG ACAATGCCATTTATGAATCAAGTATCAGATCCATTTAGCAATCATATCTCACAACTTAGCAGTTCAGCATCTAAACTTAGTGGATTCAATAGTAGCTTATTTGATTTTACGAATCAAGGAATGTCTCCATCTCGTACACAACCTCTCCCAGCATCTCCGTTGGTCAATGCATTTTCCATCAGTCCTAGTAATACAGGATCTTTGTCCGAG GTACAGAGGCTTAGAGAAGAATTAACATCAAGTCGCGCTCAATTAGCAACATGGGAAGAACGAATTAATCAAGCTAGAGCAGCTTGTGCGGCATGGCAATTAGAAACCGAAGAAGCTGCGAGTAGAGCAAGAATCGCTGAACAGCAAAGAGATGAA GCCTTATTGAAAGTAAAAGCTTTGACGGCCGAAAACGAAGCGTCCAGCGGTGGCCCTTACCTTCATACGCTAAGAAGAACAAGTGAACTCAGATCGTTATCGATAGCTGCGTTAAAATCAATTCAGTCGCAGCTTCGCTCGGATCTTGAAGAAGTAGAAAAG GTGCTGTACAGAGAAACGGCAACAAAGTGCATGGTTTGTGAGGAACAAAATCGCACTGTTACCCTCTCACCCTGTAACCACTACGTGGTCTGCTCGACGTGCGCTCCAAATCAACGAGAGTGCCCGTACTGCCAGACTCCGGTTGTCTCCACGAGTTAG
- the unk gene encoding RING finger protein unk isoform X4 gives MKSDSKPLLTAQAEKANHYTYLKEFRVEQCPLFIQRKCTQHRPFTCFNWHFMNQRRRRPVRKRDRTFNYSADNYCTKYDETTGICPDGDECPFLHRTAGDTERRYHLRYYKTCMCVHDTDTRGFCVKNGPHCAFAHGNHDLRPPVYDIKEIQALENPDSDPNSSSNGPNILDKERNLMNEDPKWQDTNYVLSNYKTEPCKRPPRLCRQGYACPQYHNSKDKRRSPRKYKYRSTPCPNVKHGEEWGEPGNCEQGDACTYCHTRTEQQFHPEIYKSTKCNDVQQAGYCPRGVFCAFAHVDRECTLINQMSLARDMAVPIDCGTNLADILSNALPPDKRSHEKDKPLSDSSNGSGEVSESASTSSIGSNSSHSKAPGAQLHNSNSNTAVNTSTQQKLSILYNPSSLLQVGEIRKQMVAIDSDPLLTKAEKAQQKQSLYIAYSLNGTLGSHSLATTVSPLSSSFYPNDTVESVVGNALEELHLDDPLNLVETIHRDTNSPISNSISAGLASSGLLGSSAPVNIPERMAERSVLTNFSPSTSSPLQQLHSASFLTGSRFSHQDSMESTMPFMNQVSDPFSNHISQLSSSASKLSGFNSSLFDFTNQGMSPSRTQPLPASPLVNAFSISPSNTGSLSEVQRLREELTSSRAQLATWEERINQARAACAAWQLETEEAASRARIAEQQRDEALLKVKALTAENEASSGGPYLHTLRRTSELRSLSIAALKSIQSQLRSDLEEVEKVLYRETATKCMVCEEQNRTVTLSPCNHYVVCSTCAPNQRECPYCQTPVVSTS, from the exons ATGAAGTCCGACTCTAAACCTTTGTTGACAGCTCAGGCGGAAAAGGCGAATCATTACAC ATACTTGAAGGAATTTCGCGTCGAACAATGTCCCCTCTTTATACAGCGCAAATGCACACAACACCGACCCTTCACGTGCTTCAACTGGCACTTTATGAACCAGCGGAGGCGCAGACCGGTGAGAAAGAGGGACCGCACCTTCAACTATAGCGCCGATAATTATTGCACCAAGTATGACGAGACTACCGGCATATGCCCAGATGGAGACGA GTGTCCATTTCTTCACCGCACTGCTGGAGACACAGAAAGACGTTACCATCTTCGTTATTACAAGACTTGCATGTGTGTCCATGATACGGATACACGTGGATTCTGTGTCAAGAATGGACCTCATTGTGCCTTTGCACATGGCAATCATGATCTTCGTCCACCTGTTTATGACATCAAAGAAATACAAGCGCTGGAAAATCCTGATTCAGATCCTAATTCATCGTCAAACGGACCAAACATACTTGACAAggaaagaaatttaatgaacGAAGACCCAAAGTGGCAAGATACAAATTATGTACTCAGTAATTATAAGACAGAGCCTTGCAAACGTCCTCCAAGACTATGCCGTCAGGGTTATGCTTGTCCACAATATCACAATAGTAAGGATAAAAGACGTAGTCcacgtaaatataaatatcg ATCAACACCATGTCCTAATGTAAAGCATGGAGAAGAATGGGGTGAACCGGGTAATTGCGAACAGGGAGATGCTTGCACATATTGTCATACGCGTACAGAGCAGCAGTTTCATCCTGAAATTTACAAATCAACAAAATGCAATGATGTGCAGCAGGCCGGTTACTGTCCACGCGGAGTCTTCTGTGCATTTGCACATGTCGACCGTGAGTGTACCCTCATAAATC AAATGAGCCTGGCGAGGGACATGGCGGTACCTATAGATTGTGGCACCAATCTGGCAGATATTCTCAGTAATGCGCTTCCACCTGACAAGCGCAGTCATGAAAAAGATAAACCGCTTAGCGATAGCAGT aaTGGAAGCGGCGAAGTATCAGAGTCAGCAAGTACCAGTAGCATTGGTAGCAACAGTTCACACAGTAAAGCTCCTGGTGCTCAACTTCATAATTCTAATTCAAATACCGCTGTAAATACTTCCACTCAACAGAAGTTAAGCATATTGTACAATCCTAGTTCTCTTCTCCAGGTT gGTGAAATTCGAAAGCAAATGGTTGCTATAGATAGTGATCCTTTATTAACAAAAGCTGAGAAGGCTCAACAAAAACAAAGTTTATACATAGCATATAGTTTGAATGGAACTTTGGGCAGTCATTCGTTAGCAACTACCGTCTCACCACTTTCAAGTTCATTTTATCCAAATGATACCGTTGAGTCTGTAGTAG GAAATGCATTAGAGGAGTTGCATTTAGATGATCCTTTAAATTTAGTTGAAACAATTCATAGGGATACTAATTCACCAATTAGCAATTCAATATCGGCAGGCCTAGCAAGTTCTGGATTATTGGGAAGCTCAGCTCCGGTTAACATCCCTGAACGGATGGCTGAACGTTCGGTTCTTACCAATTTTTCACCCTCTACGTCCAGTCCACTTCAGCAGCTTCATTCAGCAAGTTTTCTTACTGGATCCAGATTTTCTCATCAAGATTCTATGGAGTCG ACAATGCCATTTATGAATCAAGTATCAGATCCATTTAGCAATCATATCTCACAACTTAGCAGTTCAGCATCTAAACTTAGTGGATTCAATAGTAGCTTATTTGATTTTACGAATCAAGGAATGTCTCCATCTCGTACACAACCTCTCCCAGCATCTCCGTTGGTCAATGCATTTTCCATCAGTCCTAGTAATACAGGATCTTTGTCCGAG GTACAGAGGCTTAGAGAAGAATTAACATCAAGTCGCGCTCAATTAGCAACATGGGAAGAACGAATTAATCAAGCTAGAGCAGCTTGTGCGGCATGGCAATTAGAAACCGAAGAAGCTGCGAGTAGAGCAAGAATCGCTGAACAGCAAAGAGATGAA GCCTTATTGAAAGTAAAAGCTTTGACGGCCGAAAACGAAGCGTCCAGCGGTGGCCCTTACCTTCATACGCTAAGAAGAACAAGTGAACTCAGATCGTTATCGATAGCTGCGTTAAAATCAATTCAGTCGCAGCTTCGCTCGGATCTTGAAGAAGTAGAAAAG GTGCTGTACAGAGAAACGGCAACAAAGTGCATGGTTTGTGAGGAACAAAATCGCACTGTTACCCTCTCACCCTGTAACCACTACGTGGTCTGCTCGACGTGCGCTCCAAATCAACGAGAGTGCCCGTACTGCCAGACTCCGGTTGTCTCCACGAGTTAG
- the unk gene encoding RING finger protein unk isoform X11, translating to MKKKWKSKNRCPFLHRTAGDTERRYHLRYYKTCMCVHDTDTRGFCVKNGPHCAFAHGNHDLRPPVYDIKEIQALENPDSDPNSSSNGPNILDKERNLMNEDPKWQDTNYVLSNYKTEPCKRPPRLCRQGYACPQYHNSKDKRRSPRKYKYRSTPCPNVKHGEEWGEPGNCEQGDACTYCHTRTEQQFHPEIYKSTKCNDVQQAGYCPRGVFCAFAHVDRECTLINLLPTEEMSLARDMAVPIDCGTNLADILSNALPPDKRSHEKDKPLSDSSNGSGEVSESASTSSIGSNSSHSKAPGAQLHNSNSNTAVNTSTQQKLSILYNPSSLLQVGEIRKQMVAIDSDPLLTKAEKAQQKQSLYIAYSLNGTLGSHSLATTVSPLSSSFYPNDTVESVVGNALEELHLDDPLNLVETIHRDTNSPISNSISAGLASSGLLGSSAPVNIPERMAERSVLTNFSPSTSSPLQQLHSASFLTGSRFSHQDSMESTMPFMNQVSDPFSNHISQLSSSASKLSGFNSSLFDFTNQGMSPSRTQPLPASPLVNAFSISPSNTGSLSEVQRLREELTSSRAQLATWEERINQARAACAAWQLETEEAASRARIAEQQRDEALLKVKALTAENEASSGGPYLHTLRRTSELRSLSIAALKSIQSQLRSDLEEVEKVLYRETATKCMVCEEQNRTVTLSPCNHYVVCSTCAPNQRECPYCQTPVVSTS from the exons ATGAAGAAGAAATGGAAGTCTAAGAATAG GTGTCCATTTCTTCACCGCACTGCTGGAGACACAGAAAGACGTTACCATCTTCGTTATTACAAGACTTGCATGTGTGTCCATGATACGGATACACGTGGATTCTGTGTCAAGAATGGACCTCATTGTGCCTTTGCACATGGCAATCATGATCTTCGTCCACCTGTTTATGACATCAAAGAAATACAAGCGCTGGAAAATCCTGATTCAGATCCTAATTCATCGTCAAACGGACCAAACATACTTGACAAggaaagaaatttaatgaacGAAGACCCAAAGTGGCAAGATACAAATTATGTACTCAGTAATTATAAGACAGAGCCTTGCAAACGTCCTCCAAGACTATGCCGTCAGGGTTATGCTTGTCCACAATATCACAATAGTAAGGATAAAAGACGTAGTCcacgtaaatataaatatcg ATCAACACCATGTCCTAATGTAAAGCATGGAGAAGAATGGGGTGAACCGGGTAATTGCGAACAGGGAGATGCTTGCACATATTGTCATACGCGTACAGAGCAGCAGTTTCATCCTGAAATTTACAAATCAACAAAATGCAATGATGTGCAGCAGGCCGGTTACTGTCCACGCGGAGTCTTCTGTGCATTTGCACATGTCGACCGTGAGTGTACCCTCATAAATC TGTTGCCAACAGAAGAAATGAGCCTGGCGAGGGACATGGCGGTACCTATAGATTGTGGCACCAATCTGGCAGATATTCTCAGTAATGCGCTTCCACCTGACAAGCGCAGTCATGAAAAAGATAAACCGCTTAGCGATAGCAGT aaTGGAAGCGGCGAAGTATCAGAGTCAGCAAGTACCAGTAGCATTGGTAGCAACAGTTCACACAGTAAAGCTCCTGGTGCTCAACTTCATAATTCTAATTCAAATACCGCTGTAAATACTTCCACTCAACAGAAGTTAAGCATATTGTACAATCCTAGTTCTCTTCTCCAGGTT gGTGAAATTCGAAAGCAAATGGTTGCTATAGATAGTGATCCTTTATTAACAAAAGCTGAGAAGGCTCAACAAAAACAAAGTTTATACATAGCATATAGTTTGAATGGAACTTTGGGCAGTCATTCGTTAGCAACTACCGTCTCACCACTTTCAAGTTCATTTTATCCAAATGATACCGTTGAGTCTGTAGTAG GAAATGCATTAGAGGAGTTGCATTTAGATGATCCTTTAAATTTAGTTGAAACAATTCATAGGGATACTAATTCACCAATTAGCAATTCAATATCGGCAGGCCTAGCAAGTTCTGGATTATTGGGAAGCTCAGCTCCGGTTAACATCCCTGAACGGATGGCTGAACGTTCGGTTCTTACCAATTTTTCACCCTCTACGTCCAGTCCACTTCAGCAGCTTCATTCAGCAAGTTTTCTTACTGGATCCAGATTTTCTCATCAAGATTCTATGGAGTCG ACAATGCCATTTATGAATCAAGTATCAGATCCATTTAGCAATCATATCTCACAACTTAGCAGTTCAGCATCTAAACTTAGTGGATTCAATAGTAGCTTATTTGATTTTACGAATCAAGGAATGTCTCCATCTCGTACACAACCTCTCCCAGCATCTCCGTTGGTCAATGCATTTTCCATCAGTCCTAGTAATACAGGATCTTTGTCCGAG GTACAGAGGCTTAGAGAAGAATTAACATCAAGTCGCGCTCAATTAGCAACATGGGAAGAACGAATTAATCAAGCTAGAGCAGCTTGTGCGGCATGGCAATTAGAAACCGAAGAAGCTGCGAGTAGAGCAAGAATCGCTGAACAGCAAAGAGATGAA GCCTTATTGAAAGTAAAAGCTTTGACGGCCGAAAACGAAGCGTCCAGCGGTGGCCCTTACCTTCATACGCTAAGAAGAACAAGTGAACTCAGATCGTTATCGATAGCTGCGTTAAAATCAATTCAGTCGCAGCTTCGCTCGGATCTTGAAGAAGTAGAAAAG GTGCTGTACAGAGAAACGGCAACAAAGTGCATGGTTTGTGAGGAACAAAATCGCACTGTTACCCTCTCACCCTGTAACCACTACGTGGTCTGCTCGACGTGCGCTCCAAATCAACGAGAGTGCCCGTACTGCCAGACTCCGGTTGTCTCCACGAGTTAG